One genomic window of Magnolia sinica isolate HGM2019 chromosome 3, MsV1, whole genome shotgun sequence includes the following:
- the LOC131239492 gene encoding ribonucleoside-diphosphate reductase small chain-like produces the protein MPSLPEEPLLAPNPDRFCMFPIRYPQIWEMYKKAEASFWTAEEVDLSQDLSHWATLTADEKHFITHILAFFAASDGIVLENLAGRFMKEVQVAEARAFYGFQIAIENIHSEMYSLLLESYIKDSTEKDRLFHAIETVPCVAKKAEWALKWIDGSESFAERLIAFACVEGIFFSGSFCSIFWLKKRGLMPGLTFSNELISRDEGLHCDFACLLYGILNHKLSEERVRGIVSDAVDIEREFVCDALPCALVGMNGDLMSQYIEFVADRLLGALGCGKIYNVSNPFDWMELISLQGKTNFFEKRVGEYQKASVMSSLNGDGGKHVFKLDEDF, from the coding sequence ATGCCTTCTCTTCCTGAAGAGCCTCTCCTCGCCCCAAACCCCGATCGCTTCTGCATGTTCCCGATCCGATACCCTCAAATCTGGGAAATGTACAAAAAAGCTGAAGCCTCGTTCTGGACCGCTGAAGAAGTGGACCTCTCTCAAGATCTCAGCCATTGGGCTACTCTTACTGCCGATGAAAAGCACTTCATAACCCATATCCTGGCCTTTTTCGCTGCATCTGATGGCATTGTTCTTGAAAACCTTGCAGGCCGCTTCATGAAGGAAGTCCAAGTAGCAGAAGCTCGGGCCTTCTATGGATTTCAAATCGCCATCGAAAACATCCACTCTGAAATGTACAGTCTCCTCTTAGAATCCTACATCAAAGACTCCACTGAGAAGGACCGTCTCTTTCACGCAATCGAGACCGTCCCTTGTGTGGCGAAAAAGGCTGAGTGGGCTCTTAAGTGGATTGACGGCTCAGAATCATTCGCTGAGCGTCTGATTGCATTTGCTTGTGTTGAAGGAATCTTCTTCTCAGGGAGCTTCTGCTCGATATTCTGGCTGAAGAAGCGAGGCCTGATGCCGGGCCTGACATTTTCAAATGAACTGATATCTCGTGATGAAGGGCTGCATTGTGattttgcatgcttgttatatgGGATTTTGAATCATAAGCTGAGTGAGGAGAGAGTAAGAGGTATTGTTTCAGATGCAGTTGATATTGAGAGGGAGTTTGTGTGTGATGCTCTGCCTTGTGCTCTTGTTGGGATGAATGGAGATTTGATGAGTCAGTACATTGAGTTTGTGGCGGATCGATTACTTGGGGCGTTGGGGTGTGGGAAGATATACAATGTTTCGAATCCGTTTgattggatggagctgatttcgTTGCAGGGGAAGACGAATTTCTTTGAGAAGAGGGTGGGAGAGTATCAGAAGGCGTCAGTGATGTCGAGCTTGAATGGGGATGGAGGGAAGCATGTGTTTAAGTTGGATGAGGATTTCTga